GAATTAAAACTTACGGTCTCAACGTAAGCCTTGGTGGGCTCTTTCATACACGACGGATCCAAATCAGCCACCACTACGTCCGCACATTGTCTAGCTTCTATTCTGCAGCATCaatcaaacaatatttaatcgttAGCTTATTATTTCCCAATCGCAAGTGCTGTGTTCATTATTAGCCATCTCTCTTCAACAAAGAAGATATATGTTTGCCGTTTtgtgagaaaaaagaagaaaaaacataGAAAGCATGAGACTTGACATCTCTTATTTACaacatataaactttttttctatttttaccaTATAAATAAAGCTTATATTCAGTTTGAGAAAATAAAGGTGAAAACTTTAGgagaatgtatgtatatatatatatataaaaagaattgagCTGCAATACAATTCCCCTTAGATACACTTTTTCTGAAAGGGAAGGAGCAGCTGAGAGAAGAAGACACCAGCTTACACCACTCGTTTAATATACTCCTCCCCGGAAGAAGCTGGCACCGACAGATTGATGTCCTCGTCGATATCTCCTACTATAAACGCCGGCTGTTTCAGGAAATCCATCATAATTCGCCGGTGGGAGATTCTTGCATTTCGGATCGCAAAGTTCGAATGTGAGGTTAACTCCGCGCGGTTCTCACGGGGCACGTCGCGATTAACATCTGCGGCTGTCCGCAAAGGTGTCTCCGTCTATTCGAGAGTGAGTCTCggaattaacattaaaaaattgaaacctCGATTGAAacgaaaggaagaaaatatgtataagaatATTTGTAGCGTGcactctctcccccccccccttccaataaatatttacaaatacgATTTTCGAGACCGACTCTCGATAGCGCTTCTCGATACTGCAGCGAACGGCATTTACGAACATTTCGgggatattttattatattttatgaagaaAATCAAGAAGGGGGGAAAAGCTGAGTCTTTCGCGTAGTTTTGCGTATTTCTTGTAGAAGAGCGCGAATATTGCaaagaacaaaaataacacactttaaaaatgaaattggaATGTAAGTTTTGCGAATCAGGGATTCGATTCTTGATCTTGAATTCATTCGCGAGAGAAACGCGTGCGTAAATTTCGCTCTTATAGAAAAGTTGCAAGTTGATTGGTGATTGATTGACTATTGCACGGCTTTTGACCAATCAACTTGTAGATTTTTCGTATGGAAGAGGGAGAGTGCCTTGCCCCCCTTCCGTGCGCCGTAAGACGAGCTAGCCAATCAGGAACGAAAGTCAGATTTATGAAACTCTACGACACGGAATTACGGAATACGCGGAGTGTCACGGAAATCGTAGGAAATTGTGCAATGTGTATATTGCAGTCGTTTTTGTGAAAGGGACGAAGCGGATGGACTCGGTGGTGGAGAATATCCGCGAATAAATCAGAATGTAAAAACCATATACGGCATCGCTGCGCCATTCCGCGGTCTCCTCGCGCCCCGGCGTAACGATTTGAACCAGCTTTCAGGCGCCGAGCGGACTTTGCCATTTAAAGCTAACCTCTATCAGCAGTCCGATCGCAGTCGGAACTCCGGGACGAGAGACACGGGACGTCGGATGGCCGCGATGGACGAGGACGCGAATCGACTGAGTAAATACATGAAGCATTCGCTGAAAACGGCGCCGAAAACAAACGTAAGAAACGTCTGGATTCGAGAAACGGAGAAGGCATCAAGGGCGACTTCGATCAGACTCCGATTAACTTGCCTGATACctgcaattattttgttaacgTGGATGgaattgttaattttcttattaattaattgattaggAATGACGAATTGTATCGTTGGAAATTTTACTGTAAGCATTTTGCCAATTGAATTCATTGGAATTTGATCGCCGTCGCCCAAAGTCAAACTGAACTTCCAATTAGGAACttagtaattatatacataagcTTATATATTAAGCTAAAGATGATTTGATTTAAGTACATTATTCGATTAAGCGTACAAGATGCGCGGAATATTGGCAGGTGCTGGAATGTCGTGTTTGCGAGGAGGTTTTCACGGTGGACGGCGTGAAGGTGCCGCGTTTGTTGCACTGCGGGCACACGGTGTGCCACTCGTGCTTGTTGCGGTTGAGGACTTGCATGTCGGAGCAGCAGTTTCTGCTGTGTCCCTTTGATCGGCAGCCCACCGCCATCCACGAGAACAGCGTCTACAGCCTGAAGAAGAACTTTGCGCTTATCGAGCTGCTCGAGCGACTCGAGCAGTCCAGCAGTCAGAAAACGTTGGTGCTGGAGCGCGAGAGGCTTCAGTCGAATCTGTCCTGCGACGAGGATGAGGCGCACACCGCAGTCCTCTACTGTACGGTCTGTGCCACGCATCTGTGCGAGGCTTGCGACACCGCCACTCACTCGTCCAAGACGCTGGGCAAACACAGACGCGTGCCGCTGTCGGAGAAGCCACGCGAGAAGCCTCGTTGTCCGATACACACGGCGCACGTGGCCGAGTTCACGTGTACGCAAGAAGGCTGCCACAACTCCTTGATGTGCTATTTATGCAAAGAGTACGGCAAACACAGTACCCACAAGGTAACATCATCTATAATCTCCTTCTTTGTATGTCCGTACATTCCTGCCATATCTTATCTATGTCTTAAATTATAGCCGGCTTTGGTCGAGGAAGAAGCAGAGAACATCAGAAAGTCCATTATTGCGGCATTGCAGAAGATGACTCAGTTTATGGAGAGCATGAGAGATACCGCACACAAGATAGGTATTtgtctgcttttttttttctctaaaattgtATCTACTATATCTGTTCAGATTAGATACAatttagatttagaaaaaagaatatacggccaaaataattcaataaaaattgtttgaaaattcTCAGTATTTTTAAACGGTTTTCTAAACCGTATTTCCATCGTTtcgtattttttcaatttatatcctTGTATTTTCAGAAATAGTAATCGAAGAATTGGAAGGTTGGGCGATCGAAGATGCGAGGAGGAGAGTACGATACCATTTTGAGGAATTACGCGCTGTTCTGGCCGAACAGGAGAAAACGGCGATGGCGTACATCGAGACGGAGACTCGCGGTAGACTTTGCGCGCTGAGGCAGCAGCAGAAGGATCTCACGACCACGAGGTCGCAAGTGGCCGGTGTGTGCATCCAATGCGAAAGCATACTTGATTCCGAGGACTGGAAGTTGTTGAGCAGCTCGGAAAAGGTCAAGGAAGTGCTGGCGACATTggagcaacagcagcaacattATGCGCAATTAGGACCGGATTTTCTCAGTCCCGAGTCCTCCATTCCTATTATATTTAGCAGGgttcgtaaataatttttattttgaattatataacattctgATTAccatagttttttaaattgtaggataaacctttttattttaaataatttggtttagaacgatattataaaataattctagtaaatttatatattgatcttcgtttttttttttagtatttcaaatactttcagttttttcaacaaaaataatcAGTGGTATTAAATTATCTGATTTGCtctatctaatattttatcttctttttatcttaacacatttcataaatttctttctatcgctttatttttatgataggATAACAGGATACACATTGGGACGAAGATCGATATGCGCGTAGTGATCCTGGGATTAGATGGAGCAGGAAAAACGAGCATTTTATCTGCCATGCGAGGCGTCACGCTGCCAAGTCCACCGATTCCCACTATCGGTTTCAACGTTGAAAGCTTGGAGTACATGAATCTTGTATTTACTCTCTGGGACGTCAGCGGTCATCAAAAGTTCAGGCCACTGTGGAAGCATTACTACCATAACACGCaagcaattattttcgtgGTTGACGCTAGCGACAGGTCTCGCTTCGAAGAGGCACGAAAAGAATTATCGAAGATACTTTATGAACGAGAATTGAAGGATGCTCTACTTTTAATCTATGCTAATAAACAGGTAAATATAACGTTTTCTCATTTACATCGTAAAATTTGTTCaataacatgtaatatttttttcacgttgATATCGCATAATAcgattgtaatttaattatataatcaaattatattattatttggatTGTATTGCATAAGAGTTCcaatcagaaaaatatttttacaggaCGTTCCTGGCTGTGCGAGCGTGGAGGAGCTGATCGATGTATTCGGCTTGCATAAACTTTGTTGTGCGAGAATATGGCACATTCAGGGCTCGTCATTAGTTAGCAATGCCAGTGGTACATTGCAGGGTCTCGACTGGCTTTCGACACAATGCGTAtagaattttctttcttttataaaattaattatggaaAAAGAGGAGACACGTTTCACGCTAATTAGTGGCGACTTAAACGCAAGGACGAAGCAGACTGAAGTTAGATAGGTAGATAAAAATCACGCAAAATAAGTTATTTGTACGTATAGTCAACgtcgaaaatgatttgtttTCTAACTATTTCACAAAACAAATTCTATCGGATGTCGCATGTAGGAGAATTACATCAAAACGTAGTATCTCAACCATTTCGACGTCGACCATActtcgataaaattattatttttgttatttataatgtaaatctttttttttttattcgctcTGTGAGCGAATGTCacaaatttatcttatatcGTCGCAGATCTGTTAGCTCGTCAATTCACGAGATAAACTTGTTCTATTAAACCGAATAAGTACATTTATTACGCcaacaaataattaacaattaagaCTTTTTAATCAATTGGCTATCATCGCCATGACAAATCGATCATTAGTTTTGGGCAGATTAATCATCAAGAATTTCGActctggctgaggtaatatttttcgcaataaattaaattatttaaatccgatgcttatatatacatttcaaaattacatcaatttagaaGGACTaaaacccatggtcgaaatATCTTGATGATTAATatgaccaaaaccaatggtcgatTTCTCATGACGATGAGCCAATCGAGTCGATTAAAAAGTCTTGATTGTTATTCTATTAAGTCACGCTAtaccaaaaaagaaaaaagtaattcgTAAGTCACACGAGATAGTTGTTTCGAAGAAAAATGATGTCAGTTTATTTTCCGATATAAAAGTGGAATTACACAAGATTAACCATACGCGaacatgatataataaaatagcgtgtatatgcatgtatgtacatatacaaatgGTAATAACTGGAAGCTATTTGCACAATCGATTCGTACACATTGCTACAAATGATGAAAATGGATCAGCAACAGGACTGGGTTTCGCTTGAGACCCCGCGAAAATAAACGCCTGAGCACATCTAGAAAagtcttatttattttattacatggTTATTGGACTGCCTCTGATACATAATCATACCAATTGTTATCACTCGGTCACATTTGCACACATCTATCATTCTTACGTTTTTTCTTATCATTGGAGCgagttttctctttctttgaaTTACGCGCGCGTACATTGTAcggaaattgaaataatgtatatattatatataatagcatcatgttatttaaattacatctcaattactttttaatgtatataaaaacacTTGACAAACAAAAACGGAACAACTTAGAGTCTTTTGTGGAGCTGCGCCGATGGTGGACACGGGCTTATACGACTCTCTTctcgtttctttcttctctacacttctttttttttctttctaatttctaatatttgttCTTCCGTATTCCAGCACACACTTCGCAGAAATATCGATCACTTGATTTAAGTGTGTAATATTTCAGGATAATAGACTCACTCGAATAGAAAGTTTCTTGGGCTAAGAATGTTTTAGGCGCTGCGATCGAAGCCCAAAAACACTAGCGAAACGTTGAGAAAATCGGGCGAGACTTGCTTCAGAAGCTTAAAACAGAATTCAATGTGATGCTCTCGTGGACAATGCGACGGGCGACGTAATCGTATTATCCTGCACTCTTGCTATTGTGTGTCTtcagattaaaattttgtgcCTGTGGGAGGAATTAGTGCGTGTCGCGACCACGTAGCTCCTGGAATACAGTCTGTGTTTGTGTCCACATGCGACACACTTATTTACAATTCGTCATGATCCTgcaaaataaacaagaaaacAAAGTCGTTAATATCGTTGATTCGCACCGAAATCGAAAGGAACTATTGGAATGTTTATATTCAGAAACGAGGAATTCCAATTTTTCTCGTCAGATATCAGAGAAGATATGAACATCATGCGCCAGTATAGtcataaaatcttattaacgACGTGTAAGGTACGTAGAGTTGACACTTACATCGGTATCTGGGTGAATGCTGTTCTCCTCCTCGTCTACTTCTTCATCGTCCTCATCGTCCTTATTATCTGCATTTTCCTTGGCCTCCAAATCTCTTCGCTTCCTCTCCTCCTCATCCTGCGCTTCCTTCATCTTCTTTTCACCTTCCTACGATTCACGGaataagcaaaatattttccaattagtttgtcatttaaaatttagagatCAATGACGAGTTAATCATGAGTTGATCATATCGGTAACAAATAAATGATaggaaaaaaaactgtaatatgCTTACGAAAGTAGGTTTCCAGACTTCCTCTCCGAATTTGCGTGCGACCTCCGGATCGTCGGTGATCAAAACGTTATCGAAAATGGTACCGGACTTAACTTGCCACAGGTCAAAACCGATAGCGCAGATCTCGTCACGCTTGTACAATTCAGGATCGGGTGTGTATTCGGGGTTATCGATCTCGGGATGGATCCAGGGTCCCTTGTAGTTGGGATTCTCGATTTGTTTCGGTTTCCATTCACCctgaaaaaattacataatttcaaAAGTAACGATAGATGAAGGAAGTGACCTGACAAATCCTTCGAATGCACGTCAGTCTCAGTGTACGGACCTTGTAATCAGGATTATCGATCATGGGCGCTTCCCATTCTCCGTCCATCTCGTCGTCCCAATCCTCAGGTTTCACCGCTTCGGGGTCGGGAATATGCTCGGGCTTGTCCCAATCCTCAGGCTTCTTATCATTGGGATCATCGATACTGGGTTTGTCATCCCAATCGGCAGGCTTGCTCTGAGATGGATCCTTAACCTTTTTCGGAGGTAGGAAGCTCCAATCTGCCTCCAACTCGCCGGATTCCACTTCCTCGTTGTCAATAAGCAcctgaaaaatttgattttgttGAAGAATCGTCGaacaagataatttttcgtctGGCAAAGTAGCGATATTATCGACGTGTTGATCTTTGCCGTATGCATATAGTGAGCGGTATCACTCCCTATACAGTCAACAAACAAGATAATCTTTGCTCTACGAGATCCTGTAGCACCTATCCTCCACGGCAATCAGTGAGAACATGTGACTCTAGGTTCGATAGCACTTACAATGACTGCAACTTTACACGAACATAGCGCATATTTACCTGATAGGTGTTATCGGGTTTGACAATTAGAGTGTACAAATGCGTGTAAATGTCGTCTTTGCAACGAATATCTTTGTTGATTAAAAGGTTCTGCCCTTTGTAACTGAAGATAACGTGGACCTTCTTAGTTCCAGGTCCACAAATATCCGGTcctaaagaaacaaaatatatcacatAGTTTTGAAATcaataactaataaatatacatatttatgcacaatatatgcataaatataattttttgcacgTATTTCCGGTATTTCGCATgtcattatttctaaattaggTGAAGTTGTCGTTACGCAAGGTAACTCAAGCTTTATCTAAGCTAATTAGTTTCCGTAATGAATGTATCTTTTCTGGTGCCTGCGATACGTACAATAACTATATCACAGGGCATAATGAAAGAGTATTTCTCTCCGAGTTCCTATAGCACTTGTCACACACTGGTTGTATGACCAGTGACTCTTAGGCTCGGGATCTGATTATTCGTTATCAACAGCATAGTTCTGATAAGAAAACTTACCAAACATGATTTCGTACGGGCTCTCGCCATGCATATCCTTCTGGTCGAGAGAACAGTCGAACACTTTAACATATCCGCCTCCGCAGTCGATGTTCTGTTCGTGTTTCACGGTAAACTGAACAACAAGGGTCTTGTCCTTGTTGCTAAACGGAGTAAATTTCCTACTGAGAGCGTAAAACCTCGCGTCTTGCGACGTCTGGATACCTGAGCAAAATTTGACAAAGATAGGCTCGTTACATAAGCGAACTTGACATTCCTTTGTAAGGAATTATCTGTGTTTCTTTTCAAGTacctttatcattttcttgatCGTTCCAGAACTTTCCGTAGCTTAAAACGAACTTTCCGAACTCCTTGCCGGGATGCTCGGAATAGATCCAATTCTTTTCCCATGAATCTGAAATATTGACAATTCTTTCGTGaatcaataaaacaattttttacgtatattttaCTAACTAAATATGCatccaatttatttaaacaagatatatatatatatatatatatatatatatatatatttaatcaagatttcaatatctctttattttaatatattttatcatacgaGACAAATTGCATGTATTTCTCGAAATCTCAATTCAtttgaaacaattaatataaagcgGCAACGTGTTCGCAGATACGTTTATCCCTACCGCGTCCCCGAGCGAGAAGATGAACGAAGTGGGGGTTGAGAACcggttaaaaattaagaaggcAACGATATAACTGTACCGGCTGTCGAGAAGCGAAaagataacatttaatttcagCGAGATACACAAGAGAGGTGAGAAAAAACGAAGCTAACTAAATCATCGCGCTTCCATTGTCACCGGTAAACATAAGAGATCTGTTTCCTCTTTGCCCGCGTTCGTTTATTCACATTGGGAACTattgggaaaataaaattgttatgaTACACGTTACGGTGTAACGGGAATAAACGAACGCGGGTTGTAATCTTTTTCCTCCGTCCATCCGAGATCGGAGTATCCCTGTCCACTCgacgcgcaaaaaaaaaagctacAAGAAAGGAAATCAAGGTCCATGTCATCATCATTCTTTCATATCTTGCGCACTTAAAGAAGGGCAAAGTGCAAAAGGAATTCTCTCGCTTGCCTGCTGGATCCTGAATTTAACGGGAAAATCCGTTCATATTTTCCGCACTCGGAGCGAGACAGTCTCGGCGCGGAGGCTTCGCGCGAGCGAAATagacggagaaagaaagagcgagagggagagagaaagagagaaaaacggAATGGAGGCGCAGGGAAGAGGAGGCGTAGGGAGTTACGTGGTGACGCGAACGGACCTGTAGAGCTCGCGATCTCGCCTCGGGATCGGAGTTCGGAGTTCCTTGGGGTCCCCGAAAAGCGGAGTTGCTCCGATCCGCGGTCGCGCGGTTCGCCGCTCCGGCGGTCGAGCGCACAGATCGACGGATCGATCTGTGCGGCGTCATGtaggcgacggcggcgacgtgCCACGAGAGACGTGGGGAGACACGACGCTTCCGACTGCGTGTCGCTCGCCTCAGCCTCTCTCGATCCTTTCCTCGCCCGTCCgcccgtccgtccgtccgtcctgtttctttttctctctctctctctctctctttttccccggCGCACATATGGCCGATATGGCGGAAGCACGATGTGTCACGGACACGCTCCTTGACGATTCCCCGCGTGTTAACTGTCGCGAGAGCGATCTCGCGCGAGAGATACGTGGACGAGCGACGGTCGGCCGGCGGCGGGACGGAACGGAGCGACGGAACGCGGCAGGGCGTGCGGTTACCAAGGAGAGGCCGCTGCCGTGCCGCGTCCACGTCCTTCCCTGCGCGACACGTCGTCGCGTTCCCATGATCTTCGTTTCTCCGGCCGGCGTTTCCCCCTGTCGCGGTCgcggaaggaaggaaggtACGGGAGAACGCGCCTCGGCGAGGATAAAGCGAGGGTGTGGTTCGTCGCGAGACCGCGGGGCCCCCGATTGGCGACGGTCTTCGTGGCAAAAGGGAGAAGCCGCCGCCGTTgctaccgccgccgccgccgccgcgcgtgAACGGTTCTTCGCGACCGCGCCGGGCCCGGTCTCCTTCGAGAAAATGAATATGAATAGCGTCTACTCACCATCGCTGAACTTCTCGTCCAGATACACCTCCGCCGTAGCCGCGGAGAGGGCTAGGAGAACGACGAATGCGCAGAGGGACCGCATTATTCGGACGCCGATGAGGACGACGTGAGTCCGAGGAAACCGACGACTACGTAAATGTACCTGCCACCACGACGAACTGGCCGATAATGCCCGCTCCGCGGACGTGGTTGGTGAGTTTAGCGGCCGTCGAGGTAGACAGATGGAGGGCGCCGATTGGCGGAGGCGCGCCGGCCAATCGGCGCCGACCACGCTTACCAGGcggtgcgccgcgccgcgccgcggcgccgcgcgaAACTACGTCAGCGCTGATTTGTCGCGCAGCCGCTTATCCGGCGTCGATACGCACAGCGGCAGAAGAAAACCGGACTCTGAAGAAGCGGCCGAGCTTAGACCGATTGAGTTGCCGAAGGAATTTCCCGCCGTTGCCGAAGGTCACGAAGGTATTTCGCAATTTCTTGGAGAGGAAAATTCGCTGGCGGCCCTTTCAGTTTTCCTGATTTCTCTGTTTCAGTTCTCGATCGTTATTAGGTATTTTACGCGTATAATGAAACCCGGCGTCAAAAGCAAGATTGTTCTTTAAACTTTTTGGTTCTTTAGGTGTTGAAATACATTGTCCTAACCCCCGGTGCTGCTAAGTGGCAACTATAAGGGTAAAGAAGTTCTCCTTCCAAAGGGAGGGGTCCAACCAGAGGAGACACACCTCACAGAGAACACCTTTATTGAATACCTAAGAGAAAATGGATCCCTTTCGACATCAGCAATATCagtattttttgtatcaaacTGAACAGGCGAGGAGTCTCTGTCGTGTCATCTCCGCACTTGTGGAGATAATTCAGGGTTTGGTGACTTTGCACCCGACCATGGCGCATTTGCCAGTGCCCATGATAGCCGATCCATCGGAGGAGGCGACAGACCATGAAGAGATTGATTCGGAAGAGGTAGCCGATCCATCGGAGGGGACGACAGACCATGAAGAGATGGATTCGGAAGAGGTAGCCGATTCATCGGAGGAGACGACAGACCATGAAGAGTTTGATTCGGAAGAAGTAGCCGATCCATCGGAGGAGACAGACCATGAAGAGATTGATTCAGAAGAGGTAGCCGATTCATCGGAAGAGACGACAGACCATGAAGAGATTGATTCGGAAGAGGTAGCCGATCCATCGGAGGAGGCGACAGACTATGAAGGGATTGATTCGGAAGAAGATATGTAAGAGATTGACACTCAAAAAGGCCCATCATGCATCTTTTGAAGCTGTAGCTATTTACCTCTTATGGGCCAGTTTCATTAACGTCGATTAACACTGTAacctttttgatatttttaactaataaaAGATTGACAGAACGTTTGAAATATGCATGTCACGCCATACccttatcaataaatatttaagttctttgtataaatgtaattaagcGATCGTTATCGAGATTTCATTCGTACCTCGAAAGCGCGATAAAGATTGcctataaatatttctgta
The Temnothorax longispinosus isolate EJ_2023e chromosome 7, Tlon_JGU_v1, whole genome shotgun sequence DNA segment above includes these coding regions:
- the Calr gene encoding calreticulin, giving the protein MRSLCAFVVLLALSAATAEVYLDEKFSDDSWEKNWIYSEHPGKEFGKFVLSYGKFWNDQENDKGIQTSQDARFYALSRKFTPFSNKDKTLVVQFTVKHEQNIDCGGGYVKVFDCSLDQKDMHGESPYEIMFGPDICGPGTKKVHVIFSYKGQNLLINKDIRCKDDIYTHLYTLIVKPDNTYQVLIDNEEVESGELEADWSFLPPKKVKDPSQSKPADWDDKPSIDDPNDKKPEDWDKPEHIPDPEAVKPEDWDDEMDGEWEAPMIDNPDYKGEWKPKQIENPNYKGPWIHPEIDNPEYTPDPELYKRDEICAIGFDLWQVKSGTIFDNVLITDDPEVARKFGEEVWKPTFEGEKKMKEAQDEEERKRRDLEAKENADNKDDEDDEEVDEEENSIHPDTDDHDEL
- the LOC139816648 gene encoding E3 ubiquitin-protein ligase TRIM23 isoform X1, with the protein product MAAMDEDANRLSKYMKHSLKTAPKTNRTRCAEYWQVLECRVCEEVFTVDGVKVPRLLHCGHTVCHSCLLRLRTCMSEQQFLLCPFDRQPTAIHENSVYSLKKNFALIELLERLEQSSSQKTLVLERERLQSNLSCDEDEAHTAVLYCTVCATHLCEACDTATHSSKTLGKHRRVPLSEKPREKPRCPIHTAHVAEFTCTQEGCHNSLMCYLCKEYGKHSTHKPALVEEEAENIRKSIIAALQKMTQFMESMRDTAHKIEIVIEELEGWAIEDARRRVRYHFEELRAVLAEQEKTAMAYIETETRGRLCALRQQQKDLTTTRSQVAGVCIQCESILDSEDWKLLSSSEKVKEVLATLEQQQQHYAQLGPDFLSPESSIPIIFSRDNRIHIGTKIDMRVVILGLDGAGKTSILSAMRGVTLPSPPIPTIGFNVESLEYMNLVFTLWDVSGHQKFRPLWKHYYHNTQAIIFVVDASDRSRFEEARKELSKILYERELKDALLLIYANKQDVPGCASVEELIDVFGLHKLCCARIWHIQGSSLVSNASGTLQGLDWLSTQCV
- the LOC139816648 gene encoding E3 ubiquitin-protein ligase TRIM23 isoform X2 is translated as MAAMDEDANRLSKYMKHSLKTAPKTNVLECRVCEEVFTVDGVKVPRLLHCGHTVCHSCLLRLRTCMSEQQFLLCPFDRQPTAIHENSVYSLKKNFALIELLERLEQSSSQKTLVLERERLQSNLSCDEDEAHTAVLYCTVCATHLCEACDTATHSSKTLGKHRRVPLSEKPREKPRCPIHTAHVAEFTCTQEGCHNSLMCYLCKEYGKHSTHKPALVEEEAENIRKSIIAALQKMTQFMESMRDTAHKIEIVIEELEGWAIEDARRRVRYHFEELRAVLAEQEKTAMAYIETETRGRLCALRQQQKDLTTTRSQVAGVCIQCESILDSEDWKLLSSSEKVKEVLATLEQQQQHYAQLGPDFLSPESSIPIIFSRDNRIHIGTKIDMRVVILGLDGAGKTSILSAMRGVTLPSPPIPTIGFNVESLEYMNLVFTLWDVSGHQKFRPLWKHYYHNTQAIIFVVDASDRSRFEEARKELSKILYERELKDALLLIYANKQDVPGCASVEELIDVFGLHKLCCARIWHIQGSSLVSNASGTLQGLDWLSTQCV
- the LOC139816653 gene encoding uncharacterized protein, which encodes MDPFRHQQYQYFLYQTEQARSLCRVISALVEIIQGLVTLHPTMAHLPVPMIADPSEEATDHEEIDSEEVADPSEGTTDHEEMDSEEVADSSEETTDHEEFDSEEVADPSEETDHEEIDSEEVADSSEETTDHEEIDSEEVADPSEEATDYEGIDSEEDM